A region from the Mustela erminea isolate mMusErm1 chromosome 10, mMusErm1.Pri, whole genome shotgun sequence genome encodes:
- the LURAP1 gene encoding leucine rich adaptor protein 1: MEGTAEFQTPDLRDVEGKVGRKTPEGLLRGLRGEWEPGTSSALLLSGAPITGHGHSLGDKIMALRMELAYLRAIDVKILQQLLTLNEGIEAVRWLLEERGTVTSHCSSLTSSQYSLTGGSPDHSRRGSWDSLPDTSSTDRLDSLSIGSFLDTVVPSELDEQGPPGAPRPETGQRLYPVGTGPSGDRARTEVDLTASRLGNLRAVWKPPGEGLQGGPPEPLEDESAKLGFEAHWYWQCQDDVTFL, from the exons ATGGAGGGAACTGCGGAGTTCCAGACGCCTGACCTGCGAGATGTGGAGGGCAAGGTGGGCAGGAAGACTCCTGAAGGGCTGCTCCGCGGGCTGCGAGGGGAATGGGAGCCGGGAACCTCCAGCGCCCTGCTGCTCTCAGGGGCGCCTATTACCGGCCACGGCCACAGCCTGGGGGACAAGATCATGGCGTTGAGGATGGAGCTG gcTTACCTGCGAGCCATCGATGTGAAGATCCTGCAGCAGCTGTTGACCTTGAATGAGGGCATCGAGGCTGTGCGCTGGCTGTTGGAGGAGAGGGGGACAGTGACCAGCCACTGCAGCAGCCTCACCAGCAGCCAATATAGCCTGACAGGCGGGAGCCCAGACCACTCAAGGCGAGGCAGCTGGGACAGCCTGCCGGACACCAGCTCCACTGACCGGCTGGACAGTCTCTCCATTGGCAGCTTCCTAGACACGGTGGTCCCCAGCGAGCTGGATGAACAGGGCCCCCCTGGGGCTCCCCGTCCTGAGACTGGGCAAAGGTTATACCCAGTGGGGACAGGGCCCAGTGGGGACAGGGCCAGGACTGAGGTGGACCTGACAGCCAGCAGGCTAGGGAATTTGAGGGCTGTATGGAAGCCCCCAGGGGAGGGGCTCCAAGGTGGACCTCCTGAGCCACTAGAGGATGAGAGTGCCAAGCTGGGCTTTGAGGCCCACTGGTACTGGCAGTGTCAGGATGACGTGACCTTCTTATAG